A stretch of Stigmatopora argus isolate UIUO_Sarg chromosome 22, RoL_Sarg_1.0, whole genome shotgun sequence DNA encodes these proteins:
- the rnf167 gene encoding E3 ubiquitin-protein ligase RNF167, whose amino-acid sequence MMLQQGGWWMGLHLTLLTITLTPTHAYIYANYRNLTMMFEDLPALFGSALPKEGMMGVVVVSRPLNGCETIDPPPALPPVYDANTTKFIALIRRYDCNFDRKVLHAQQAGYSAAIVHNMYSNALLNMNYSNDTIAEEIDIPSVFTSYYASEALKKLVIPEQGAYVILKPEFVLPLSYYLIPFTGVVGMIILVMFIILVVRCAQHRKRLRKNRLTKEQLKQIPTHRFTKGDDYDVCAICLDEYEEGDKLRILPCSHAYHTKCVDPWLTKTKKTCPVCKQRVTRRNPEHSESDSEDESGGRAEEEGTEGEGDSERTPLLRASNQGSLSGSLGAYSATAVTTAQCIPSPTHADSPALSYEGYYSPQEDTDSESNETEEERHHVEDDTAQLIGRDTVQI is encoded by the exons ATGATGCTTCAGCAAGGTGGGTGGTGGATGGGATTGCATTTGACTCTCCTTACCATCACTCTCACGCCCACTCATGCATATATCTATGCT AATTACAGAAATTTGACCATGATGTTTGAAGATCTACCGGCCTTGTTTGGATCAGCACTTCCGAAGGAAGGAATGATG GGAGTCGTTGTGGTGTCCCGCCCTCTTAATGGTTGCGAAACAATTGACCCTCCTCCTGCGCTACCACCGGTTTATGATGCCAACACCACCAAATTCATCGCTCTCATCAGACGCTATGATTGCAATTTTGATCGAAAG GTCCTGCATGCACAGCAAGCGGGCTACAGTGCTGCCATCGTGCACAACATGTATTCAAATGCTTTACTAAATATGAACTACAGCAATG ATACTATTGCAGAGGAGATTGATATACCCTCAGTGTTTACCAGCTACTATGCTTCTGAAGCTCTCAAGAAGCTGGTAATTCCAGAACAAGG AGCCTATGTGATTCTCAAGCCGGAGTTTGTGCTTCCCCTTTCGTACTACCTTATTCCTTTTACCGGAGTGGTCGGCATGATCATACTCGTGATGTTTATAATCTTG GTTGTACGCTGTGCACAACACCGAAAAAGGCTGCGGAAGAACCGCTTGACCAAGGAACAACTGAAGCAGATTCCTACTCACAGATTTACTAAAG GGGATGATTATGATGTCTGTGCCATATGCTTAGACGAGTATGAAGAAGGAGACAAACTGCGGATTTTACCCTGTTCTCATG CCTACCACACTAAGTGTGTGGACCCGTGGCTGACCAAGACTAAGAAGACGTGCCCCGTGTGCAAACAGAGAGTCACCCGGCGCAACCCGGAACACTCCGAGTCCGACTCGGAAGACGAAAGCGGAGGCAGGGCTGAAGAAGAAGGAACGGAGGGTGAGGGCGACTCGGAGCGCACCCCTCTCCTCCGCGCATCCAACCAGGGCTCCCTTTCCGGGAGTCTCGGGGCGTACTCGGCCACTGCAGTGACCACCGCTCAGTGCATCCCGTCGCCGACGCACGCCGACTCTCCCGCCCTGAGTTACGAAGGCTACTATTCCCCCCAGGAGGACACGGACTCAGAAAGCAATGAAACGGAAGAAGAGCGCCACCACGTCGAAGATGACACCGCTCAGCTCATTGGTAGGGATACGGTGCAAATCTAA
- the LOC144068475 gene encoding olfactory receptor 52A5-like yields the protein MLSFNELYGSSALSPLTMSILLSKTHEISVNSCIAQVYCLHTYAASEYCILALMGYDRYLAICYPLHYQTIMFPAKVNKLILLVIMVFFSYVQIFRVCKKLSKKNQVSAFKKCAPHLASFLNFSIGSLFDIAQHRFKMSHIAMEVRILLSICFAVAPPFANPILYGLGTYLIRDKVVQKMNDEKAFSVPF from the exons ATGTTAAGTTTTAACGAGCTGTACGGCAGCAGCGCGTTGTCGCCTTTAACGATGAGCATACTCCTGTCAAAGACGCACGAGATCAGCGTCAACTCGTGCATCGCTCAAGTCTACTGCCTCCACACGTACGCGGCCTCAGAATATTGCATCCTCGCTCTCATGGGTTACGACCGCTACCTTGCCATCTGTTACCCACTACATTATCAAACCATTATGTTCCCTGCAAAGGTCAACAAACTGATCTTGTTG GTGATCATGGTTTTTTTCTCCTATGTGCAAATATTCCGAGTGTGTAAGAAATTGTCAAAGAAAAATCAAGTAAGTGCTTTCAAAAAATGTGCGCCGCATTtagcttcttttttaaatttcagcATAGGCTCCTTGTTTGACATTGCTCAACATAGATTCAAGATGAGTCACATCGCAATGGAGGTGCGGATTCTTTTGTCCATCTGTTTCGCTGTCGCCCCGCCTTTTGCTAATCCGATCCTATATGGACTCGGAACATATCTGATTCGA gataaagtggttcagaaaatgaatgatgaaaaaGCCTTTTCCGTCCCTTTTTGA